Genomic segment of Geminocystis herdmanii PCC 6308:
GCTCGTTTTAGGGGATTATAGTCATCTGGTAAAAATTATCACCCTCGCGCCTGAGTTAGAGGAATCCGACACCGTTATTCCCTATTTGAGTTCGATCGAGATTATAGTTAGTTTAGGACATTCTCAGGCAACAGCATCACAGGCAAAAAAGGCTTTTAGTCAAGGCGCTTCTATGGTAACTCACGCTTTTAATGCCATGCCAAATTTACATCATCGGCAACCCGGATTATTGGGAGAAGCGATTATTAACCCCAATGTTTACTGTGGTTTAATTGCTGACGGTAATCATGTTGATCCCACTATGCTAAACTTGATTTTACGATCGAGCCACTATCAAGAAGGAATTTTTTTAGTCAGTGATGCCTTATCTCCTATCGGTTTGAGTGATGGAGTTTACCCTTGGGACGATCGAACTATTGAAGTTAAAAATGGCACAGCTAGATTACCAGATGGAACTCTATCAGGTACTACTTTACCTTTGTTTGTGGGCGCTCAGAATTTAGTTAAATGGAATATTTGTACTGTAGAACAGTCGATCGAGCTTGTAACTTCAGCCCCTCGCAAGGCGATAGGGTTATCTTGTTTACAAATAGGCTCTCCAGCTAATTTTATTCGTTGGCATTACAATGAAAGCAGTCAAAAATTACAGTGGCATCGAGTATAATCTACAAGTGTCAAACATAAATTCTTAACTTATTACTCATTACTCGACTTCGGCAAGAAGTCTATTTTACCCATGAATAAAGTTTCTTTAATACAAGCTCAATCCTACGATTTACAAGAACTACGCTTATCTTTAGAAGAATTACTAGAGCCATTAGGAGGTATATCTGCTTTCGTCAAAAAAGACGATCGAGTTTTGCTCAAACCTAATCTCTTAACAGGCTCACGCCCTACGAAAGAATGTACTACTAGAAAAGAAATCGTTTATTGTGTTGCCCAAATGGTGCAAGAAGTAGGAGGGAAACCCTTTTTAGGAGATAGCCCAGCTTTTGGTAGTGCAAGGGGGGTAGCCAAAGCTAACGGTTACTTGCCTTTGTGTGAAGAATTGAATTTACCTATTGTGGAATTTAACGGCAAAAAATACCCCATTGATAACGATAACTTTAAACATCTGCGTCTATCTAAAGAAGCCATGGAAGCGGATGTTATTATTAATTTGCCAAAAGTCAAATCTCATATGCAGTTAACTGTCACTATGGGGGTGAAAAATCTCTTTGGTTGTGTGCCGGGTAAAATGAAAGCATGGTGGCACATGGAAGCAGGAAAAGATGTTAACCGTTTTGGGGAAATGTTGGTAGAAACAGCCCTTGCCATTAATCCCGACTTGACCATTATGGATGGTATTATTGGTCATGAAGGTAATGGACCAAGTGGGGGAGAACCTAGAGAATTAGGTGTATTAGGCGCTTCTAATAATGTTTTTGCCCTCGATGTCTCGATCGCTGATATACTAAATGTATCCTCAGAAATAGTGCCAACATTAAGAGCTCAGAAAAATTTAGGCTTATTAAGTGACATCAAAGACATCGAATTTCCCTTACTCAAACCCCAAGATTTAAGCATCGCAAATTGGCAATTACCCTCCGCTTTAATGCCTATTGATTTTGGCTTACCGAGAGTTTTAAAATCCACTTTTAAACACCTTTATATCAAGTTTATCAAAGAAACTATCAATAATTAGGGTGTAATAAAAAAGTCTTTTGATGAGGGTAGGTATCAGGCATCAGGTATCGGGTGTCAGGTTAAAGAATGAAAAATCAAGGTTTTGATGTTATCGGCAGAAACAATAAGTATAACCGTATTGAAAGAAAATATTTTTATCTGTTCGTAGTGAGGGTTTTAACCCTTGTTCTTCTTATAATGTTAATGATGAACAAAATTATAAAA
This window contains:
- the nagA gene encoding N-acetylglucosamine-6-phosphate deacetylase, with the translated sequence MNKIKTTKIISNAKLIGYKNLQTITIENNLITNIKDSFLLPKGDLDLQGDWLSLGGVDLQINGGLGLAFPDLTFEDIPKLDQICAYLWREGIDYFLPTIVTTSVAKIHQSLKVINQYINLPKKPDTAEILGVHLEGPFLNYDKRGAHPAQHLLPLTLENVKLVLGDYSHLVKIITLAPELEESDTVIPYLSSIEIIVSLGHSQATASQAKKAFSQGASMVTHAFNAMPNLHHRQPGLLGEAIINPNVYCGLIADGNHVDPTMLNLILRSSHYQEGIFLVSDALSPIGLSDGVYPWDDRTIEVKNGTARLPDGTLSGTTLPLFVGAQNLVKWNICTVEQSIELVTSAPRKAIGLSCLQIGSPANFIRWHYNESSQKLQWHRV
- a CDS encoding DUF362 domain-containing protein gives rise to the protein MNKVSLIQAQSYDLQELRLSLEELLEPLGGISAFVKKDDRVLLKPNLLTGSRPTKECTTRKEIVYCVAQMVQEVGGKPFLGDSPAFGSARGVAKANGYLPLCEELNLPIVEFNGKKYPIDNDNFKHLRLSKEAMEADVIINLPKVKSHMQLTVTMGVKNLFGCVPGKMKAWWHMEAGKDVNRFGEMLVETALAINPDLTIMDGIIGHEGNGPSGGEPRELGVLGASNNVFALDVSIADILNVSSEIVPTLRAQKNLGLLSDIKDIEFPLLKPQDLSIANWQLPSALMPIDFGLPRVLKSTFKHLYIKFIKETINN